Part of the Lolium rigidum isolate FL_2022 chromosome 6, APGP_CSIRO_Lrig_0.1, whole genome shotgun sequence genome, ATTGTCAAGTATTACATGCAACCGTCTAGAAACCCCTTTCAGCATGTCATTAGGCAGGCAAAACATCCCATGAAGCATTTCTTATCTACCATTTTTGTACTTTTACCCTATTGAGGATTTTACTCTTCCTCTCACAATCTCGCAATCAATGTCAACAATGCTCATGGGTGATCTCTTCTCTATCTCTACTTTGAAACTATGCATGTCAAAACTTCCATTCCACTTACTCTTAATCAGGTCCAAAGCCATCTCCTTTCCATGAAAAATTCTATAATAAGGAGTTACCACATTGAACTTATCACTAAGCTTTGCTCTCAATTCAGGAGGTCCAATTGATTGATCAGTCCTCACCCAATAAAGTATAGTAGTAGCAATCCATTTGGTTGAAGAAAGCCTTATTTTCTCACTTAAAATAGTATTAGGCAATTGTGTTTCTTCGTGTACACCATGTCTGCTTTGGAAAATGACTTAATAACCCAATAAATTATACCACAGTTAAGAAGATAGACCATGAAAACAAATTCAAAAGAGAATATTGTAACCTAAAATGGGTACCCCTATTGGGGATGCATGTAGTCTCCATTGACACGTTTAGTTTCCCTGTAATTAATGCACCCTTAGTCTTGTTTGGTCACTCATTTCTACATAGTACCTTAAGCTATTTTGTTCTCCTAGCTAAAGTGTATGATTGgcctgtcttcttcatcatcatcatatcTGCAACCTATTTCCGCATCCTCGGTATCGTCATCCTCATCCGGTTTTTGGTTTAGTTCGACACGCGTGCCAAACTTCATTAAAAAACCGGATGCAGCAACCACCCTACAGTTACCCCAACACATATCCTTGCGATTACTACTAGGGTCTGAATTTCTAATTAAAGTAATAAAAATATCGGAGATGGAATTTTCAATTCTTAACTTTCAATGAAGACAAACGCCTCATTCACAGGGCTCTAGGGTTGCAGAGATTTGTTTCCTGTGACCTCTGGCTCCGCGTCATATTCACCCACACAATTCACCCACACAATCTTCGTACATGGAGGAGATCATCTCCGCGCACACATCCGATTCACATCGAAAGTTTAAGGCATGCCGGGGACAACCGGAGGATGCGAGCTCCGTTTCCAGCAGTTAGACCACGACCGAGAAGATAACATGGTTCAGGAGAGAGGGCATGAAAGCGGCGAGGCATCCGTGGTGATGGACAATAAGCTAAGGTATGGCCTGGAGAGTCCATTGCGGTGGGCGACAAAACAATGGTGACGCGAGGAGGAGAGTACGAGAGATAAAAATGGGAATGACACAAAAATGTGGTGGTGCCCGCTAGTAAGTTTAACGGTTACAATGGCAGTGCAAGGTGGAACCTATATGTAAGAAAACGAACCAAAATGTTGAAGCACGGTTAAACCCACATGAAAGAAAACGAGTCAGACAGACGGCAAATTAGCCGGACCAAATGGTAGCCGGCGTCACGTCCATCCAATGTCTTAGAAACAACATGGTCATAAAATTAGTGGCATCCATCCAATTCACCGATTTACAGTGGCAGCGCCAAATTTTTTGTGATAACTAGTGACCCATTTCTTAAAGAAAAAGTAGCATCGAATTAAGGGGACGAACCATTCACAAACACGTGATTTTATGGTACCGTGTGTCTGATGAAACTGGACGTCCTAGCTATATATCCCTCCAAGCTCGATGGCTCTACCAACTCAAGCAAAGGTCAGCAGTCACCTTTCGTCGCTTGCGAGGAAAaggctggaggaagaagaaaaataaaacctTCGTTTTATTCACGTTTGCAAACAACAGAAGCACACCCTCGAGCGCCACCATCAAAAGAACCACACACACAGGCCTCATGCATACAAACATGAAACGCATACGTAGCAATCTTCGCCTAACTTACTAAAGTTCTTCCAGCGGTGCACAGTCACGTGGTCCTGATATGAAAACTTAAGTATGTCATCAGCTCGTCGCGATATTATCGATGGAGGCGGTGGATCCCGGGTAGAGGTGCGCCATCTCAATCCCCGGGGCCGCCACCGAGGTCGACCCGTTGTTGACGACGCTGCAATTGAGCCGGATCTGGCCCTGGGTGCCCGTGAGCACCTCGATGTTCCCCATCTTCACCATGGCGGCGACGAACTTCTCCTTCCAGAGCGTCTCGTTCGCCGAGAAGCTGTTCACGGACGTGTTGAGCGTGGCGTTGGTCCGCAGCTGGTTGTCGGAGAAGAAGAGGCCCAGGTTGAGGGACAGGAGCTTGTAGTAGTTGTTGTCCAGCACCGCGGGCGTGCTCGGGTCGATCGCCGTAGTCGTGTTCGCGTTCGGGGTCGACGGGCACAGCGATTGCAGCAGCGTCGCGTACGCCGGGCTCAGCCCCGCGTCCACCTGCACGTACACGGTACGCACGGCGGCACTTAGGTCGCATGGTCGATCATAAACAAAAAAATGCATGCGTGTGGTTTCGGAGAGGAGGAGCGTACGATGGGGGTAGTGTTGTTCCAGATGCGGGGGAGAAAGGAGGAGCAGAAGGAGCGGCCGACGGTGTGGGCGCCGGAGAGGATGACCATCTCCTCGGCGGTGAGGGTCTTGTTGGCGAAGCGGTCCACGAGCTGCTGCGCGGTGAACGTGGGCGGCGGCAGGTTGTCGCGGGCGTCCTGGTCGAGGGAGACGTTGCCGTCGCGCCGGCCCGAGGGGACCTGGTACGAGGCCTGGCCGGTGAGGTTGATGCTGTCGCGGGCGGCGAACGCCACGATGTCGGCGCAGGACACGGTGCGCGCGCAGCTCTTCTCCACGGCGGCCTTGGCGGCGTCGATCACCTCGAAGCCCCGGAGGCTGGGCTTGTTCGGCGGCGCGTCGCGCTCAGCCGTGCCGTTGGCGGACACCAGCAGCACGGAGGCGTCGCAGCCCTGGACGAGCAGAGTAAACGCGAATAGTCAGCTCAGTTAATTTGCAGTTTTGCTATGCGAGTCACTCACCGTCAAGGCTATGCGCAGGGCTTCAATGCCTAGGCTGGACGATGCTCccattgtgaacaaataaaatgcgACTCACCGTGGCACCAGACGTGAAAACACAATACGCAACCAAGATTCACTTTTGTGATTTTATCTTCTCAGTTTCTTTATTGTGATTTTTACGATACGTCACAAACTGTAGCAGCACTGGCATGATATTCCGGTGGGCGATATTTGAAGAATACGGCTAGTTTTTAGCCAATTTATATGTGTAATTCCTCGTATGTAAGACGGGAAAAATATGTTCAACTACACACCATGTGTGCCTAATTTTCATGTGCATAACCATGATGTAAACAAAGTTTAAAATGGCGCGATGTACCTTCTTTGCTGCGGCATTTTCTAGCAGCTAAGAACCTAAGAAGCTATATCAAAGCTATAGCGCGCGGCACTAAGCTATTTAGcgtatttttttctaaaaaaaaaataaaactctAGAAAAATTAGAAGTCCGATATAAATTCATATAATCTAATATGACAATAAATTTTATAATTTAATGATACAAAATCTAATGAACAACCATGATGATTGTAGTGATTAAAGTAGTGCGTAAGTGCATACAACATAAAAATGTCCAACTTTTAAATTTAAATCTAGAAATATTGAAGCAAAAACTATCGCTATTGTTTAGCCTAATTTAGCGTTTTAGCGTGATTTGGCAGGCTATTATTCAGTTAAAAGTGTATAGCGTTAGCGGGGGTGATCTATTTAAACTTTCGATGTAAATCTATCTAGTGAGAAGATATTTGAAAGTGGCATCTGCTCTCTATCGTGACATCTATCTAGATTCACATGTgatgatgtgcattgcatagttctCCTTTTTAGCGCATTGTAGTGCATCTTTATGACTGTCTCTCACCCACGTGACTACGTGATGTGGTGA contains:
- the LOC124667059 gene encoding peroxidase 1-like, translating into MATEGQTRSAVVALVVVVCLRLPAVAHGQLQVGFYNTSCPNAESLVQQAVASAFANDSGIAAGLIRLHFHDCFVRGCDASVLLVSANGTAERDAPPNKPSLRGFEVIDAAKAAVEKSCARTVSCADIVAFAARDSINLTGQASYQVPSGRRDGNVSLDQDARDNLPPPTFTAQQLVDRFANKTLTAEEMVILSGAHTVGRSFCSSFLPRIWNNTTPIVDAGLSPAYATLLQSLCPSTPNANTTTAIDPSTPAVLDNNYYKLLSLNLGLFFSDNQLRTNATLNTSVNSFSANETLWKEKFVAAMVKMGNIEVLTGTQGQIRLNCSVVNNGSTSVAAPGIEMAHLYPGSTASIDNIATS